Proteins encoded in a region of the Stieleria neptunia genome:
- the tnpA gene encoding IS66 family insertion sequence element accessory protein TnpA, translating into MVRLPDPAVRQRWSRLIQLHEQSDLAVSDFCDLHGVSTASFYRWRQRLQGDADQSDAFLAVQIEQPRPQIGGTTVRFPCGTQIELDCCDANSLMIIVDRLAPQPSELQQ; encoded by the coding sequence ATGGTTCGCTTGCCAGACCCCGCCGTTCGCCAACGTTGGTCGCGGCTGATCCAACTTCACGAACAGTCCGATCTTGCGGTCTCCGACTTTTGCGATTTGCACGGAGTCTCCACCGCATCGTTTTATCGATGGCGACAAAGGCTGCAGGGCGACGCAGATCAGAGCGACGCGTTTCTTGCCGTGCAAATCGAACAGCCGCGCCCCCAAATTGGCGGCACCACTGTCCGCTTTCCCTGTGGCACGCAGATCGAGCTTGATTGCTGCGACGCCAACAGCTTGATGATCATCGTCGACCGGTTGGCACCACAACCAAGCGAGTTGCAGCAATGA
- the tnpB gene encoding IS66 family insertion sequence element accessory protein TnpB (TnpB, as the term is used for proteins encoded by IS66 family insertion elements, is considered an accessory protein, since TnpC, encoded by a neighboring gene, is a DDE family transposase.): MIALPTTGGIFLYAKPTDMRKSFSGLAGIVRNELGKTPNDGSLFLFINRRQDKLKALYWDRDGMAVWYKSLEQGTFERIRQDGEASVKLDAADLAMLLGGISIENAKRRKRLKAA; this comes from the coding sequence ATGATCGCACTACCAACCACTGGCGGCATTTTTCTCTACGCCAAGCCGACCGACATGCGAAAGAGTTTTTCGGGCCTGGCCGGCATCGTGCGAAACGAGCTAGGCAAAACGCCAAACGACGGAAGCTTGTTCCTGTTTATCAATCGACGCCAGGACAAACTCAAAGCTCTCTATTGGGACCGCGATGGAATGGCGGTGTGGTACAAAAGTCTGGAGCAAGGCACCTTTGAAAGAATCAGGCAAGATGGCGAGGCGAGCGTCAAGCTCGACGCAGCCGACTTGGCGATGCTGCTTGGTGGAATCTCAATCGAAAATGCCAAGAGACGTAAACGGCTCAAGGCAGCGTAA
- the tnpC gene encoding IS66 family transposase, with protein sequence MDKLKQLQREIEALRAKNSTLESVNESLAATNASLTNKVDSLAVNNQSLATTNESLVQDAKSLAAAKEDLESKNEDLRKQLSKKQDELDALIRRIFGRQSERFEDDDQLKFEFASQAEIDDAREGIKQAIEENDRAGKRNKPPKRRKREERFPDSLPRKEVIVDLSDEEKEGLVRIGEDVVESAHFTRGAAYIIRKIFPKYVHPEDPRAGILQAPRPAALIQGDRYDTSFAASVIANRLGYHLPIYRQEDMFAECGLYLSRSTLLNLQEAAERVLRPFVQWLADLVRTDSCIGSDDTSIRLLLPQDIPEAREDDPKGRRAAEVFAAAKSKGLKSITAKMWAYRGVHIPINVFDFTVSRHRDGPDQFLVDSEYTGTLLGDCYGANTGIYIRSNGLIVHAACAAHARRKVEAALDNHAEHAKHLLGLFRLIYDVEDEARELSPAERLTLRQKQSAPLWGQMREYLQMKMMDVLSSDKISDARSYILNQWQGLTAHLEDGEIPIDNNSCEQLMKQVALGRKNWLFLGSLASGYRTATLMTVVSSAIRNDLDVAAYLEDVLDQLLAGSRDYAALRPDAWGTAHPESIRAHRKRSIFPC encoded by the coding sequence ATGGACAAGCTCAAGCAACTTCAACGCGAAATCGAAGCCCTGCGTGCGAAAAACAGCACGCTTGAGTCCGTCAATGAATCGCTTGCTGCCACCAATGCGTCACTCACCAACAAAGTCGATTCACTCGCTGTAAACAACCAATCGCTTGCTACCACCAACGAGTCTCTCGTCCAAGACGCCAAGTCACTCGCTGCGGCCAAAGAGGACCTTGAATCGAAGAACGAGGACTTACGAAAGCAACTCTCCAAAAAGCAAGACGAACTCGACGCTTTGATCCGTCGCATCTTTGGCCGCCAGAGCGAACGCTTTGAAGACGACGACCAGCTGAAGTTCGAATTCGCCAGTCAAGCAGAAATCGACGACGCTCGTGAAGGCATCAAGCAGGCGATCGAAGAAAATGATCGAGCCGGCAAACGCAACAAGCCGCCCAAGCGACGCAAGCGTGAAGAGCGTTTTCCCGACAGCCTGCCGCGCAAGGAAGTGATTGTCGACTTAAGCGACGAAGAAAAAGAAGGCTTGGTGCGGATCGGAGAAGACGTGGTCGAATCGGCACACTTCACCCGGGGTGCGGCCTATATCATTCGAAAGATCTTCCCCAAGTACGTTCACCCGGAGGATCCCCGCGCCGGTATTTTGCAGGCCCCACGCCCCGCGGCGCTGATTCAAGGCGATCGCTACGACACCTCATTCGCTGCCTCGGTCATTGCCAATCGACTTGGCTACCATCTGCCGATCTATCGTCAAGAGGACATGTTCGCCGAGTGCGGCCTTTACCTTTCACGCAGTACGCTACTAAACCTTCAAGAAGCTGCCGAACGCGTGCTCCGGCCGTTCGTGCAGTGGCTTGCTGACTTGGTTCGCACCGACAGCTGCATCGGAAGTGACGACACGTCGATCCGCTTACTGTTGCCGCAAGACATTCCCGAAGCACGCGAGGACGATCCGAAGGGTCGGCGTGCTGCGGAAGTTTTTGCAGCAGCCAAGTCGAAAGGGCTCAAAAGCATCACGGCAAAGATGTGGGCCTACCGAGGCGTTCATATTCCAATCAACGTGTTTGACTTTACGGTCAGTCGTCACCGTGATGGGCCGGACCAATTTTTAGTCGATAGCGAGTATACGGGAACTCTATTGGGAGACTGCTACGGAGCGAACACGGGGATTTACATACGATCAAACGGATTGATCGTTCATGCCGCTTGCGCGGCCCATGCGCGTCGGAAGGTGGAAGCTGCGCTAGACAATCACGCGGAGCATGCAAAGCATTTACTTGGATTGTTTCGATTGATTTATGATGTCGAAGACGAAGCTCGAGAGTTGTCGCCAGCAGAACGCTTGACACTTCGGCAAAAGCAATCGGCTCCCCTTTGGGGCCAGATGCGCGAGTACCTCCAGATGAAGATGATGGACGTGCTGAGTAGTGACAAGATCAGCGATGCGCGAAGTTACATCTTGAATCAATGGCAAGGACTGACGGCTCACCTTGAAGACGGGGAAATCCCGATCGACAACAACTCATGCGAGCAGCTGATGAAGCAAGTAGCACTGGGTCGCAAGAACTGGCTTTTTCTTGGCAGTCTTGCATCGGGTTATCGTACGGCGACATTGATGACGGTCGTCAGCAGCGCGATACGAAACGACCTGGATGTGGCGGCGTACTTGGAAGACGTACTCGACCAGCTTCTCGCAGGCAGTCGCGACTATGCCGCGCTGCGTCCTGACGCATGGGGGACAGCGCATCCGGAGTCGATCCGGGCCCACCGTAAGCGTTCTATCTTCCCATGTTGA